One window from the genome of Myripristis murdjan chromosome 6, fMyrMur1.1, whole genome shotgun sequence encodes:
- the rps27l gene encoding 40S ribosomal protein S27-like, whose translation MPLAKDLLHPSLDHERKQHKKKRLVQTPNSYFMDVKCPGCYKITTVFSHAQTVVLCVGCSTVLCQPTGGKARLTEGCSFRRKQH comes from the exons ATGCCT TTGGCCAAAGACCTTCTTCATCCTTCTCTTGATCATGAGAGAAAGCAACACAAAAAGAAGAGACTTGTGCAGACTCCAAACTCCTACTTTATGGACGTGAAGTGCCCAG GCTGCTACAAGATCACCACTGTGTTCAGCCATGCCCAGACAGTGGTACTCTGTGTGGGATGCTCAACTGTTTTGTGCCAGCCAACAGGAGGAAAAGCCAGACTGACAGAGG GTTGCTCTTTCAGGAGGAAGCAGCATTGA
- the LOC115360812 gene encoding ras-related protein Rab-8B-like, with product MAKTYDYLFKLLLIGDSGVGKTCLLFRFSEDSFNTTFISTIGIDFKIRTIEMNGKRVKLQIWDTAGQERFRTITTAYYRGAMGIMLVYDICNEKSFENIKNWIRNIEEHASSDVEKMILGNKCDMSDRRQVSKDRGEKLAIDYGVKFLETSAKTSVNVEEAFYTMGRDILHNLSTKTTDNNPTGVGGPVKITEKKSKRIKFFKCSLL from the exons ATGGCGAAAACGTACGATTATCTGTTCAAACTACTGCTCATCGGAGACAGCGGGGTCGGCAAGACATGTCTGCTGTTCAGATTCAGCGAGGACTCCTTCAACACCACCTTCATCTCAACAATAG GTATAGACTTCAAAATCAGAACAATAGAGATGAATGGGAAGAGAGTGAAACTTCAGATTTG GGACACAGCGGGCCAGGAGAGGTTTCGCACCATCACCACGGCGTATTACAGAGGAGCTATG GGCATTATGTTGGTTTATGATATCTGCAACGAGAAGTCATTCGAAAACATAAAGAACTGGATCAGAAATATCGAAGAG CATGCATCGTCTGATGTTGAGAAGATGATTTTGGGTAACAAATGTGACATGAGCGACAGGAGACAGGTGTCCAAAGACAGAGGCGAAAAA CTGGCCATCGATTATGGGGTTAAGTTTCTGGAGACCAGTGCAAAGACCAGTGTAAATGTGGAAGAG GCATTTTATACTATGGGCAGAGACATATTGCACAATCTGAGCACAAAGACA ACTGACAACAATCCAACAGGAGTTGGCGGACCTgtcaaaatcacagaaaaaaagtcaaagagaATCAAATTCTTCAAGTGCTCGCTCCTCTAG